TTTCGATCTGGTGTCTGTGGCAGATATTCAACTGTTACCCCTGTAGTTAGCTTAGGCTAGTTAGCAACTGATGCTAACTAAGCAccgatgctaatgctaactgaCCAGGCAGTGAACCTGTTAAATTATGCTCGACGAGTGGTCAGCGACCTGTAACTGCTCGGCGTTTGCCTCTGTCAGTGTGGAATATGTACAGAAATGATAAATTATTCGTTTTCGGACAGTGTTTAGACGACAGGCGACTTTACATGGCAGTGTTTTGCTGGGTATGGCGTTCAGGACATGTAACGTTAGAGCAATGTTACGTTAGCCTTACCGTTAGCTGTTGAGCCAAGCACTCTGGACCTTTCCTCCATAGGCAGCTTAATGTGTAACGTTACGTTAATTTAATGCCGTGTCACAACCAAACATGTAAGCTATTGGTTAGAGTTCAACAAGTGTATTTAATGATCAGAAGTAGATAGCGTAACGTTATGTATCTGCAgctaactttgttttgtttcatgttgACTGTCGGTGAGTTGGCTCGTCGTCggcgctaacgttagcttgcaaCGGCTCTGAGTCAATTGATAACCAGGGGCACTTGAAAGATCCGGGATCATGTTTTAGAGCGGATCTGGCCATGACTACTTTCCTGCTAACGTTAGGTCAactctttttgttgttgatttccctttaaatcttttCAAATTCTCAATGTCAGCCCGTGCTAGCTCCCCTGAACTTTCTCCTGACAGATGCACAAAGTAACGTTTTGTATCCGATCCGTATAATAATAACACAATCCGGACATAGATAGTGGTTTTACGATCTTATGATTTGTGTTTGCGGCGTCTTTATTAAAGTGTCACGACAACAACTAACGTTACCAACAAAAGCAATAGAGCTGCACAAATGTAGCTTAGTTAGTTAGCAGCAGGacttgtttgacattttgctcATTAACCGTTAGCTACATCAACGAGTTCCTGTTTGGGAAGTGCAATCTTAAAATCAGCTTTCGCTTTGTTTTACCAGATTAACTGTTCTCATCTGACCCAACCAATATATAACTATAACTGCAATGGCACCATGCTATTTGTCAATAGTTTCTAGAAGACACCATCAAAATGACCTTCTGGCAAAACCTGTGTGTGATCTATAGTAGGTGCTTTTTTAGATTAAGGATTTTTGATTTTCCTCTACTAGTGAAAAATGACCTTACTCAGCAGCTTGTCTTGTTTCAGTGATATTACCTTAagaattttgttttgatttttccCCTTAAGCAATTTGATTACCATGTAGTGGATATTTTCTTCTCATATGTGACATGTTTCAGTCccacagaataaaataaatgtttgcatcTATTTGTATGCTCATTTTTCCTCTAATTGAGTCGAGCACCAAGATCTTAAAGTAAAACCATTATACTAAGAGTGTGTGATGTAGTCAGACTTGGTATTCAGTACAATTGGTCAGTTGCTTTATTATTTGTCATAACATCCTTAAACTGATGTAGAAATTGCCACGTTGTAGCCTACTGTGCGTTTAAAGGATCATAGACCATTACACAAACATAGGTGTGGTAAAGCCCATCGGAGGCATGAGTAGCTTTTTGTTAACCACTccctctttccttttctctgttCAGCTTTGCCTGACTTTGGTTTCTTCAGTGAACATCTACTAGAGTGACGTGGTCCTCGGACCTGCTAGCTCTGCAACCATGCAGCCCCCTCCTCGGACTGGACCTCCAGGAGCCTCTGGCCCACCTCCTTCTGGGCCCAATATGTTCCGCAGGACCAGGCCTCACAAACATACAGCAGCGGCTACTGCCGCaatgccacctgctactcaacCCATGATGGACCCTTTTGCTTTTGTcagagctcctccccctatggCTGCAGGTGGTCTCCCAACAATACCCAACAGCAACCCTCCACCAATGCAAGCCCCACCAAACACCATGTACTCTCAAGCTGGCTCAGGGCTGCCTCCGCAACCACAGACACAGGAGGACGTCCCAGCTGCTCCCACTGGTCCCGCACCATCCTCTCTGCCAGGGGTGACATTGTTCAACCCTCACAGTACAGCATCTCCTGGTGTTTACCCAGCACCCAGTCCAGCAGGATATGCATCCTCACATAGTGAACAGGGCTATTTTAATTCAACAGAACAGACACCATCCATGGCCCCAGAGCCACCACCTGTGGCCTCGGCCCCAGCACCGGGTCAGACACCTTTTAACCAGGAATTTCAAGGACATCCACCTCCCCAGCCCGTGCCCTTCCAGCCTGTGCCTCCCGCCACCTCCTATTCCCAGTGGGCCCCTGATCACGGAAGTCGCCCTCCTTCAGTTCAGAACTATTTCCAGCCTACTAGTGACCCTCCATCACAACCTTTTAATTTACCTACGCAGACCCAGATGTACCCCTCCCACACCCCATCACCCCATCAGAACACCTCCACTCCTCCAACACAACCTGGACACCCCCAGAATcaggctcctcctcctctccacaaTCCTGTACAGGCCCCTAGCTCTCAATGGCCTGACCCAAATGCACCCCAGCAGCATAATTCTCACTTCCAGAGCTACTTCAGTCAGAGCTCTGCCCCACAGGACTCGTGGTTCAACCAACCTCCACAGGACTCAGGCTACCACCAAATGGGGACCAGCGTGGCCCATCCTCAGCCCGGGCCTGACTCTACTGGATCTCAGCATGCGTCCAACACTGGTCCTGGGCCTAGTTCTGCTCCTGCCCCAGTCCCATACTCTCAGGAGTCTGGTACACTGTCAATGTTCTTCAAAGACAATGATGTGGAAAATGAAGAAACACTGGCAGGAGAGAGAAATAAAGCAGTGAATGGTATTCCTGGATCTTTTCAGCATCACAGTAACCCACAGGCCCACAGTGGCCTTGCAGATGCACCTTTGGATTACCAAGGCCTCTCTCCGCAAGATCATTCACACCTACCGTACATGAATGATGGCAACCATGCGCCACAGGGAAGTACCCAGAAACCCCCTGATTCACAGTACGACCATGTGGAGAATTTGGAGTGTGTCCCGAACCTGGAAGTATTACCCAGTGAAACCCACGGCAGCCTTGCTGCCACTCCAGCCCATGGAGTAGACCAGTATGAAACCGGGCCTAACCTGGAGACTCCAGATTCTGTTCCAAGACCAATTAGATCTGCCAGTGTGTCATCCAACTATAGCAATATGAGCCATGGAAGTGGAGGTGGCACTCGTCGACATCATGGAGTAGTAGGTACCTTTATTCAGCAGGAGAGTCCTCGTCTCACTGATGATGCTAACCTGTCTGCTGCCACTGGAGGTTACTTTGAGCAGATTGACACTTCTCCAGCTGGAGATATGGGTGCACAACAGAGCTCCATGGAGCAGACTTGGCCTCCCACACCTAGCCCTCCCAAACCAACTGGTATCTTTCAGGCCAGTGCTAACAGCTCTTTTGAACCAGTGCGCTCACATGGGGTTGGAGTGCGTCCTGCTGAGGTCGATAGGGCTAAAATGGTAGCGGAAGGGGGTGCAGATTCTACACCTGGCAACCTGGAGCAGCCACCAGATAATATGGAAAATATTTATGGCCCAGGACACCCCTTGCCTGCTGGGGTGGGAGGTGGTGTTCCTCATCTACCACACCCAGTGGTTCATTCCCACTCTCGACCTTCATCCCGTGCTTTTGGGGCCAGTCGACCCTGTGAGAGCCCTGCCACTACTCTGTGGGCTCAGCATGATCCTCCTAGCTTGGGCGCTAACATCCTCCTAGCCCCTGCTGCCCCGACAGTTCTTGCCCCTTTACGAGAGCCTAGTGCTGATGTCATCCAACCCCCAGAGGATGGCCCACTGGACTTGCAGCCCTCCCAGAGAGTCCAGCCAACATCACAGCAGCACTCAGAGAACCTGGAGAACCCACCACAGGTGAGTGAGGCAGAGCCAACTGACTCTCAAGGCAACCTGGGCTATGCGTCTCTCCTTGTGTCCGACTCGCTCCACCAGCCTGTTTTAATTGCCCCGCCAGTATCTAATTACAGTGTGATTCCCCCCAGCACCCCTGCACAGGCACCCAGTCAAAGTAGCCTTAGGGAAACTACCCCCCCTGTGAGATCACTTGCACAGGGACAGGGTGCCAGTACCTCCCAACCAGCTTCAGTAAACTCAAATCAGAATCCAGTGTTTCCCCCTGGACCTGTAAGCTTCAGTTCGTCAGCCTCTAACCAAGGCCCGCTCAATCTGACCCGTGACAACATAGAAGCGGCAACATCAGACCCCACAGCTCCGCCGCAGTCTCAGCCAGTCCGCCCTCCTCTTTCAAGGGGCCAATCATTGGTTGGAGACAGCCACTCTGCTATCGGTGTTAATCCACAGGCTTCTCTGACTGCTCCTGTCTCTAATCATAATCAGCCATCAAATTATGAACTGCTTGATTTTTCTATGCACCAATCACAAGCCCAAAACCAAGCATCTGGCTACCCTTCTTCTCTGCACGAGTCTCCACAGTCTAGTAATGGATTTTACCTACAGGTCACCAAAGATGCTCAGCAGGGGGGAAGAGCGATAGGGAATGTCCCTGTCCAGACCCCGGCCTCTTCATCTACCCCACAGGTACCACCAGCATCCTCCCAAGCAGCTGCAAACACCCAGCCGCCAGCAGCGGCTGAACCTCCTAAAACATCTGATTCTCAAGCTGCACTGCAGGGACAAAATGATGCTCCTCCTGTTCCAGCAAGTGGAGCACAACCTCCCCGTGACCAGTATCCACCTCCAGCACAGGGGCCTGCTGCAGGGAGTGCCCCTCCTCCCGCTGCTGGATACCCTCCAGGGCCTCGAGGACCTGTACCTACAGGAGCTCCCCAGCCAGCTCCTGCAGAGCCACCTCGACCACCCTCCTCTGCAGGCAGCCAGCAAGGCTATGGGCCTCCTCCTGCAGTGCCTGGGCAGATGTATGGTGGCTATTATGGTAATTATGGAGAATACCCAGATAGCAGAGCAGCTTATCCTCCTGGCCAGTACCCACCTCCACCCGGGGATCCCAGAGCACAGCACTATTATCAAGTATGTGGAAAATCCTTCTCTTTTATGCTAGCTTGCAGAATGCGCAGGAAGAACCTGCATGAGCGACTGCTGCCATGAAATGTAAGAATTTGACCAGAAAGTCCCTTGTTGCTTTTATCTTTTAGGATGGTCCATACAGAGGTAGAGGAGATCCTTGGTATGGTAGATATGAAGGACAGTCTGCAGCGTATCGTGATCCAAACTACCAGTACAGAGAGCCTCAGCCAGAACGACCCAGCTCCAGAGCCAGTCAGTACTCTGACAGGCCCTCATCCAGGTGTGTGAAAGTGtttctctgtcctctgtggCATGTACCTCATGCCAAGTGagcacttttttattttgttgctcaTTTATTTGTGCAATTTTAAGTGTCTTACTTAATTAAGAGAATATTGAAAACTAGGGAAGGAATCCCTCTCGGCGAGTTTGGTTTTGTTCCGGATACGTGTGTGTTAAGTAAATATTTAGATGGTTATGGCACTTGACCTGTAAATCTCACCTTCTCCTTGCTTTTTCCCACAGGCAAGGCTATCCTGATGAGTACCAGAGAGCAAACCGAAGTGCCTACAATGATTATTATGCAGATTTCCCCAAGCACTATGATTATGGAGGTATGAGCCACAGAGTTAAAAGCTGTGATTGCTTACTAGAATCAATATCATGCATGAtccccttcttcttcctcactgCATTTGTTGTAATATAATTAGTTCACAAAACACAGTCTTCCTACATTTATAATGATTTTTGATATGAATCTAATGCTACTCCTCTCCATATTTTCTATCTGAAGCATACAATTACGGACAGTATGACCCGCGCTACAGAGGATACTATGATCAGTCCTACTGGGCTAGTTATGATGATGGctacagaggcagagacagctACTATAATCAACACCCGTATCCTGCCAGGTATGCAAAGAAAGCCATTTGTGTCCATGTGAATTACATTTATGCATACATGGTAATAGATGGAGCTGTATAAAAGTGTTGTAGCTGTTAATGGTGTATATTTTTTTGTCGACTGATGGAAAATTGATTCAATAGATTTAAAACAGAAGCCTCGTTAAGATTTACTTCTGATTTGCTTGTTACATTTATGGCTTTTCATTGACTACATTGTTGCACGTAGTTTTGTCAAATTGCTTCATGAAAATGTAATGCTGTAAACTTTACCCACAGGAAAGAGGGCTATGATGATCAGTGGCGGTACTATCCTGGCTATGATGCCAGTTTTGATGAAGATTACCGGCGACGTGGAGACGGCGACGACTTTGACCGACGCAGCGTCCACAGTGAGCGGTCGGCACACAGCGTGCACAGCTCCCACAGCCACCACAGCAGACGAAGCAGCTTCAGCTCACGATCACAACAGGTACATGTACAGATTTTTCTTGTATgtgttggctgtttttttttacctgttgcTATATTACAATACAGGGGCTCAAAGGCTGAGCCACTTGTTGTATCGTCTGTAAGGTGTACTTAATGTTTCTTTACATCCAAAATTAGCTGGAAAGAAAACAGGAATGTGTTTAACATTTGTTGTGGGGTTCCTGCACTCATAGCAAGCTCTAGCCACTAGAGCAACTCGGACACATCTTTTCCTACAGTACTGAAggcttactttttttttgttgcagagaATTGAAGAGATTTAGAAGATTGAATCACTAATTATgtagctacagccagcagctggttagcttccCATAGCATATAGACCAGAAACAGTGGGAAATGGCTTCTTAAAATCATATTCATAGACGTCAGAGTGATACTGACCTTCTTATCTAGTTCTTTGCAAGCAATCAAATAAGTGATTTTTCTAAAACCTGGAACTATTGCTTTAAGGGATGTTCTTCTGTTGTGGTTTATCACTTATAAAGGATGAAGCCAACATTCAGATAGTGGTTGGTTTCTTGTGACATCCCCTGAAGCATCTTCTCTCTACTGTTAGCTATGCTTTGCAGCAGTCGGATGATCATTCCTGGTTCTCAGCTGCTTTATTCAACAGTTCTTTGACAATTTTAAGATGAACTGTGTCACCTCTGTAGACAGCTGTGGACCAAGGCATCGCGTTTTGGGGTCGTGCGTTCATCTATCAGTCCCATTATTGTGAACATTTCAAGAATGCCTTGGGGAAATGTcatcaaactttgcacaaatgtccacttgaactcgaggatgaactgattagattttcatggttgaaggtcaaacgtcaaggtctctgtgacctcatgaaacacatttttggacCAAGCTCAAAAGCTCATCTTCAcggtgacatcataatgttctgcaaaaacattttttggctATTACAAGTCTTAACACAtgaacagaagggaagacatttggtcagattctGGACTGGTGTCAGTAATCTTTGGtacccaccttgaaactgtactgattgtgtagatcctctgtgctgccaggtcgaagatgtgtgtgaagcacattttagaatttgtagcttctttgcagcaacatccatatttgaagcttTGTCTTGGCCACATGTGAGTCTGgaaagacatggatgtaaactccAACTTGACtggcagaggcatacaactgcaaggcgGTAATTCTGGTTATGTAAGTCTCATGACACCTCGAGTGAGAAGTATGTGCTGATATTTGAGACTAACCCTCTGCTCTCATTCTAAATGCTTATTAGGACTGCACTATTTACTCCACACTTACACTGTTGTGACTTGCATAAAGTTTGCAGCATCATCCCAGTAACTATCAGCAGCACAGATATCGACCTGGCAGCTCATCtgaaatcaaaaatgtttttggtgtCATACTTAACAAATGGCTAACTCTGCTCACCGTaaagttgttttgaattttcttaACTGTTTTTTGCTCTTGAATATGTGTGCAACTTACAGTATGTGggtgtttgcttgttttatttgtcttcccATTTGATAATTAACTCTGTTTGTCTTCCCGCCCTGCAGAGCCAGGTATACAGAAGCCAGCCTGATATAGTGTCAGCAGTCTATGACACCACATCATCCACTTTGGCTGTGGACTACTCCTATGGACAGTACCCAAACCAGGCCGATGCCACCCAGAACTACAGCCAGTACCTCTATCCCTCTGAGTACCCCACAGAGAGCACCTGGATCGCCCCTGAGCAACGTAAGTACACAATGCTAAAGTTGTTATTTTTAGTGATTGGTAATGCTTAAAAAATACCAACAGATTAGACCAGCGTGTAGGCAAAAAGTAATTAAACTACAAGACTTTGAATATTATGTTGGTTCCTTCCTATGCCCACCTGCTCTTGGTCTTACTGATTTCTTCCGTGTAGCTCCTCCTCGTCCTGCAACCCCAGAGAAGTTCACCATACCCCACCGCTGTGCCCGCTTTGGACCTGGTGGTCATCTGGTCCAAGTTCTGCCCAATCTCCCCTCAGCTGGACAGCCTGCTCTCGTTGATATCCACAGCATGGAGGTACTTTTAAAAAAGATTGTATTCCAGTACCTTAATGTAGGAAGTTTTGGTCCATTgcgtttttttttcatgaagacCTAATGACAACAGGAAGGGATCTAAGTATAGGGTCTTTATTTTACTCTTACACTATTTCCACCATTCCCTCACACATAAAGACTAGTGCAATAGTTAAAGGGAACAAGGAACTGAAAACTatgtaaccagttactttacagtAAAATTTAGCAACCTGACTGCTTCTTTAGGCTCTTGAGAATATGTGAGACATGTTGCTTAACCTGACAGGAAAAAATTAGAACATGGTAGATTGTACATTTCCTCTGAACCATATCTGTATTTACAGACGATGCTGCAGGATACCCTGGATCAGACAGAGCTACGAGCTTTTCCAGGACCTCTTGTTAAGTAAGTGCATTTGCCCTTATTGTCCATCAAACATGGCTTTGAGTCACTGACATTCAAAGGACAAGCCTAGCAAAGTTATATATTTTCGATTTTGTTAACAAGTCTCATGAAAACACCAAAATCAGCAATGCATTATTCTGTCTCTCAGTACTTTACGACTTCCCTCACCTCTATGTCTCAGCCCGCAGTCCATTGATTCCCACTAAACATGTAAAACTAATGAACAGGTCAAGAACATCTAGTTTCTTTTCTTGGGCTTTGGCTACACAGACAATACTTGTTGCTAACCCGTTGCACTTCTTGTGTCCTGTCCATCAGGGAGGAGACTCATAAAGTGGACGTGATAAAGTTCTCCCAGAACAAAGCGCTGGAGTGTTCTCGTGACAACAACCTGTTGGACAGGGACTCTGCGCGCCTGCTTTGGGAATTCATCATGCTACTCTGTAGACAGAATGGGGTAAGTCTATGTGAACAGAACTTGGAATTTGTCAAAGTAGGAATGTAACTTGACATACTTGCCTGAAACAACTGTCTCATTGCCATACTTTGTTTCTAAAGACCGTGGTCGGCACGGACATCGCTGACCTCTTGCTGAAGGAGCATCGTTCTGTCTGGCTTCCCGGCAAAAGTCCTAATGAAGCCAACTTGATTGATTTTAACAATGAGCCACTGGCACGAGCTGAGGAAGAGCCGGGAGCTGGACCACTGTCCCTGCTATCGGACACCTTCATGACTGTACCAGAGAACCTTGGCAAAGAAACAGAACGCTTCAGGGAGCTGTTACTGTTTGGCCGCAAGAAGGTAAAGAAATACCTTCTTTAACTATTGTAGAGTCATTTAACTAGTATCCTGTGAAATCTGAAATGTCTTCGTCTGTGAAATAGGATGCGCTCGAAGCAGCTATGAAGGGAGGGCTCTGGGGACATGCCCTGCTGTTGGCTAGTAAGATGGACAACAGAACACATGCACGTGTCATGACAAGGTAAAGCACCACTGACATAAAAGGTTGTGATTCATAAACTTGGCTGCATATTTATTCTGTGAATGTTTTTACAGATTCGCAGAGGTACCATTAATTTGTCTATCTTTGTTGTTTAGGTTTGCCAACAGTTTGCCGATCAATGACCCTCTGCAGACGGTGTACCAGCTGATGTCAGGGAGAATGCCTGCATCAGCCACTGTAAGTATTGCGTCAAACCCCCTTCAGTTAACCCCTCGCTTTTTTTCACAATTATTCTTAAGGAGTTGCATAGTTAGTGTTTTGcaggtgtgtttttattaccaCTTCAGTtgagatatatttttttattgatatagTGCTGTGGCGAGGAGAAGTGGGGTGACTGGCGCCCTCACCTGGCCATGGTGTTGTCTAACCTCACGCACACTCTGGATCTGGATACTCGCACAATTACCACCATGGGTGACACTCTCGGTACGATATAATCAAAAAGGCAGTCTCAACAAAAAACGTTGTTGCATGCTTCACCATAACAAACATATTACCTCACGTTCTGTCTGCACACTTTTTGTGTCGTTGCAGCTTCCAAGGGGCTTATTGATGCCGCACACTTCTGCTACTTGATGGCCCAAGTTGGTCTGGGAGTTTATACGAAGAAGAGCACCAAGATGGTTCTGATTGGCTCCAATCACAGGTTAGAGACAGAGGCaggaacatacacacacacacacacacacacacacattatatgaGCATTATATCCCACAATACAGTTTGCACATAATATGCCTTACAGATAAttttatctttgtctttttacttcAGTTTTCCCTTCTACCAATTTGCGTCCAATGAAGCAATCCAGAGGACTGAGGCCTATGAGTATGCTCAATCACTGGGCTCCCAGCCGTGCTCACTGCCCAATTTCCAGGTATATTTTTTTGGTATTTACTGACAATAAGTCACGATATCAGTACTAATACCAGTACTAGCACCCTTGAAGAAACCAATACCAATAGAGAACTGCATTTGATACCTtctttattgtactttattgtACTGTGAACATTTTGGTGACATCTCGGTGCGCTGAACTGCAGACTCCATCGAATACACCACGCTTGACTTCAACACACCACacactgtatgggttgtagatGCGGTGGTAGTTAT
The sequence above is drawn from the Epinephelus fuscoguttatus linkage group LG18, E.fuscoguttatus.final_Chr_v1 genome and encodes:
- the sec16a gene encoding protein transport protein Sec16A isoform X2, which translates into the protein MQPPPRTGPPGASGPPPSGPNMFRRTRPHKHTAAATAAMPPATQPMMDPFAFVRAPPPMAAGGLPTIPNSNPPPMQAPPNTMYSQAGSGLPPQPQTQEDVPAAPTGPAPSSLPGVTLFNPHSTASPGVYPAPSPAGYASSHSEQGYFNSTEQTPSMAPEPPPVASAPAPGQTPFNQEFQGHPPPQPVPFQPVPPATSYSQWAPDHGSRPPSVQNYFQPTSDPPSQPFNLPTQTQMYPSHTPSPHQNTSTPPTQPGHPQNQAPPPLHNPVQAPSSQWPDPNAPQQHNSHFQSYFSQSSAPQDSWFNQPPQDSGYHQMGTSVAHPQPGPDSTGSQHASNTGPGPSSAPAPVPYSQESGTLSMFFKDNDVENEETLAGERNKAVNGIPGSFQHHSNPQAHSGLADAPLDYQGLSPQDHSHLPYMNDGNHAPQGSTQKPPDSQYDHVENLECVPNLEVLPSETHGSLAATPAHGVDQYETGPNLETPDSVPRPIRSASVSSNYSNMSHGSGGGTRRHHGVVGTFIQQESPRLTDDANLSAATGGYFEQIDTSPAGDMGAQQSSMEQTWPPTPSPPKPTGIFQASANSSFEPVRSHGVGVRPAEVDRAKMVAEGGADSTPGNLEQPPDNMENIYGPGHPLPAGVGGGVPHLPHPVVHSHSRPSSRAFGASRPCESPATTLWAQHDPPSLGANILLAPAAPTVLAPLREPSADVIQPPEDGPLDLQPSQRVQPTSQQHSENLENPPQVSEAEPTDSQGNLGYASLLVSDSLHQPVLIAPPVSNYSVIPPSTPAQAPSQSSLRETTPPVRSLAQGQGASTSQPASVNSNQNPVFPPGPVSFSSSASNQGPLNLTRDNIEAATSDPTAPPQSQPVRPPLSRGQSLVGDSHSAIGVNPQASLTAPVSNHNQPSNYELLDFSMHQSQAQNQASGYPSSLHESPQSSNGFYLQVTKDAQQGGRAIGNVPVQTPASSSTPQVPPASSQAAANTQPPAAAEPPKTSDSQAALQGQNDAPPVPASGAQPPRDQYPPPAQGPAAGSAPPPAAGYPPGPRGPVPTGAPQPAPAEPPRPPSSAGSQQGYGPPPAVPGQMYGGYYGNYGEYPDSRAAYPPGQYPPPPGDPRAQHYYQDGPYRGRGDPWYGRYEGQSAAYRDPNYQYREPQPERPSSRASQYSDRPSSRQGYPDEYQRANRSAYNDYYADFPKHYDYGAYNYGQYDPRYRGYYDQSYWASYDDGYRGRDSYYNQHPYPARKEGYDDQWRYYPGYDASFDEDYRRRGDGDDFDRRSVHSERSAHSVHSSHSHHSRRSSFSSRSQQSQVYRSQPDIVSAVYDTTSSTLAVDYSYGQYPNQADATQNYSQYLYPSEYPTESTWIAPEQPPPRPATPEKFTIPHRCARFGPGGHLVQVLPNLPSAGQPALVDIHSMETMLQDTLDQTELRAFPGPLVKEETHKVDVIKFSQNKALECSRDNNLLDRDSARLLWEFIMLLCRQNGTVVGTDIADLLLKEHRSVWLPGKSPNEANLIDFNNEPLARAEEEPGAGPLSLLSDTFMTVPENLGKETERFRELLLFGRKKDALEAAMKGGLWGHALLLASKMDNRTHARVMTRFANSLPINDPLQTVYQLMSGRMPASATCCGEEKWGDWRPHLAMVLSNLTHTLDLDTRTITTMGDTLASKGLIDAAHFCYLMAQVGLGVYTKKSTKMVLIGSNHSFPFYQFASNEAIQRTEAYEYAQSLGSQPCSLPNFQVFKLIYACRLAEAGLSAQAFNYCEVISRNVLMQPSYYSPVFISQIIQMSEKLRFFDPQLKEKPEQELFNEPEWLIHLRQLDRQIRTGEFTCNEDRATPAQFDCSSPSSESDEPSPPEPYSMPVELDGPTPDNPLMSSLLPGPPPQGVQLMPPAPTSILQDGMAPPQPLPPTDVPQFYPVPPSGPPGQMPISGYPPQDPGFAHPPFQPQSEQIDMFPGAHQSHQQQCPPPPQVGQMSPHMSPTQVPHSPVRINPPPLQMPQHMPQHIPQHMPPSPGHMPHVEQMSHAPPEMHPAQPMSSSPPSGSFTPDLYDHMAQLGAGRRSRTTSQSSMHMVSGRRSRTTSESSTHSGGRERSNSAAMQASPPPPSIPEQPSREEAKKVKKDSPKKGGGGGGGGGSSWIKWPWRRKNEAHLPDDNNKSIVWDENKQKWVDLNEPEEESKPPPPPPSGFPKMPQMPGPGGPASPPSGGPPVNMFSRRAGTKSRYVDVLNPSRISKPGGLAPAPADIFAPLAPMPMPANLFVPSSAPDDQQPLEGSEGGNQEQNSPNTSAAPQMFNPTLLPPAPEGPPVPDGSQSGESHPAQGAPPTGGVTFYNPAQFAQTSAPSGGGHRPGRLGGQRQYPVMK